A stretch of Primulina tabacum isolate GXHZ01 chromosome 13, ASM2559414v2, whole genome shotgun sequence DNA encodes these proteins:
- the LOC142521688 gene encoding potassium transporter 5-like, which translates to MADREFHSHDLHDHQYEEAPEPNTHLREEEASIVLNRFDSFNVEAGNVSSKPAAHGGSSSQNSWRRLLNITFQCVGVVYGDIGTSPLYVFSSTFPDGIQHTDDIIGVLSLIIYTIVLIPLIKYVFIVLRANDNGDGGTFALYSLICRYANVSLIPNSQPEDSQLSNYKLETPSTHLNRARKIKENLEKSKVAKVMLFLATILGTSMVIGDGILTPCISVLSAVGGISGLSKDAIAYISIAILIALFVMQRFGTDKVGYTFAPAICLWFLFITGIGAYNLFKHDIRVLRAFNPLYIVHYFRRNGHKAWVSLGGVVLCITGTEAMFADLGHFNVPAIQISFSGIVFPAIIIAYIGQAAYLSKFPENVLNTFYDSIPDPIYWPTFVVAVAAAIIASQAMISGAFSIVSQSLSLSCFPRVKVVHTSTKYEGQVYIPDISYFLMIACVIITFGFKTTEKIANAYGIAVVSVMLITTSLLTLIMLFIWKTRIWWVCLFFVVFMSVEVVYLSSVLYKFTEGGYFPLAFSLVLMVIMGTWHYSQQQRYIFEMKNKVSSAYIRDLAKNKDIKRLPGIGLLYSELVQGIPPIFSHFVSNIPSIHSVMVIVSIKSIPISTVLLEERFLFRQVESRESYVYRCVVRYGYKDTMKEPHVFEQQLVQKLKEFIKHEHFMHEAENIPKPDLLGEGSTSSALIQSASFDNKRANIPLALLPAAEEQMRFIDKAMDQGVFYLLGEVEVVAKKDSSLVKKIVINYAYTFLRKNFRHGEEMLAIPQKRLLKVGMTYEV; encoded by the exons ATGGCGGATCGCGAATTCCATTCTCATGATCTCCACGATCATCAGTACGAGGAAGCACCAGAACCAAATACCCATTTGAGAGAAGAAGAAGCTTCAATCGTGCTGAACCGCTTCGACTCGTTCAATGTAGAGGCCGGAAATGTTTCTTCTAAACCGGCAGCTCATGGCGGCTCCTCCAGCCAG AATAGCTGGAGAAGGCTTTTGAATATAACTTTTCAGTGTGTGGGAGTCGTATATGGAGATATCGGGACCTCTCCACTGTACGTGTTCTCCTCCACTTTTCCCGATGGGATTCAACATACTGACGACATAATTGGAGTTCTTTCGCTCATCATTTACACCATTGTGCTCATTCCTTTGATCAAATATGTCTTCATTGTTTTGAGGGCCAACGATAATGGCGATG GGGGTACGTTTGCCTTGTATTCCTTAATATGCCGGTACGCTAACGTGAGTCTGATACCAAATAGTCAGCCTGAAGACTCCCAACTCTCAAACTACAAACTCGAAACCCCTTCGACCCATTTAAACCGGGCTCGAAAGATCAAAGAGAATCTGGAGAAGAGCAAAGTTGCTAAAGTCATGCTTTTCCTCGCCACGATTCTTGGAACTTCCATGGTCATCGGTGATGGTATTCTTACACCCTGCATCTCAG TCCTTTCTGCTGTAGGTGGAATCAGTGGTTTGAGCAAAG ATGCTATCGCGTACATTTCAATTGCCATATTGATTGCTCTCTTCGTCATGCAACGATTCGGCACTGATAAAGTGGGCTACACCTTTGCTCCCGCAATCTGCTTATGGTTTTTATTTATAACTGGAATTGGTGCCTACAACTTATTCAAGCATGATATTCGTGTTTTACGAGCTTTCAATCCGCTGTATATTGTGCATTATTTCCGAAGAAATGGTCACAAAGCGTGGGTATCTCTTGGTGGAGTTGTTCTCTGCATCACAG GGACCGAGGCCATGTTTGCTGACTTGGGCCATTTCAATGTACCAGCCATACAA ATTAGTTTCTCGGGAATTGTTTTTCCTGCTATCATCATTGCATATATTGGACAAGCTGCGTACCTTTCGAAGTTTCCTGAAAATGTGCTAAACACATTTTATGACTCCATACCAG ATCCAATTTATTGGCCAACTTTTGTTGTGGCTGTTGCTGCGGCCATTATTGCCAGTCAAGCTATGATATCTGGAGCATTTTCCATCGTTTCCCAATCCCTGAGTCTAAGTTGTTTTCCAAGAGTAAAAGTTGTTCACACTTCTACCAAGTATGAGGGACAAGTCTACATTCCTGATATCAGTTACTTTCTCATGATTGCTTGTGTCATCATAACGTTTGGCTTCAAAACGACAGAAAAGATTGCCAACGCCTATG GTATAGCTGTTGTTTCGGTGATGTTGATAACAACATCTCTGTTGACACTGATAATGCTCTTCATTTGGAAAACTAGAATTTGGTGGGTTTGCTTGTTCTTCGTGGTTTTCATGTCGGTGGAGGTGGTATATCTATCGTCCGTTCTTTATAAGTTTACCGAAGGCGGGTATTTCCCATTGGCTTTCTCTCTAGTGCTTATGGTAATAATGGGTACATGGCATTATTCGCAGCAGCAACGTTACATTTTCGAGATGAAAAATAAGGTTTCTAGTGCGTATATCAGGGACTTAGCTAAGAACAAAGACATAAAGAGACTACCAGGAATTGGGCTTCTTTATTCTGAACTAGTTCAAGGAATCCCACCAATATTTTCTCACTTTGTTTCTAACATCCCTTCTATTCATTCTGTGATGGTAATAGTCTCAATAAAGTCCATTCCTATCAGCACCGTCTTGCTTGAGGAGCGGTTTTTGTTTAGACAAGTTGAATCAAGAGAAAGCTATGTTTACCGTTGTGTTGTAAGGTATGGATACAAGGATACAATGAAGGAACCACACGTATTTGAACAACAGCTAGTGCAGAAATTGAAGGAGTTCATAAAGCATGAACATTTTATGCATGAGGCGGAAAACATCCCTAAACCGGATTTATTGGGTGAAGGATCAACTTCTTCTGCATTGATTCAGTCTGCTAGTTTCGATAACAAAAGGGCCAACATTCCACTGGCCCTGCTCCCGGCAGCAGAAGAACAAATGCGATTTATCGATAAAGCAATGGATCAAGGTGTGTTTTATCTGCTAGGAGAAGTGGAAGTGGTCGCGAAAAAGGACTCATCTTTGGTCAAGAAGATAGTAATAAACTATGCCTACACATTCCTGAGGAAGAACTTTAGGCATGGAGAAGAAATGTTGGCCATTCCCCAGAAAAGGCTTCTTAAAGTTGGAATGACATATGAAGTTTGA